In Rhineura floridana isolate rRhiFlo1 chromosome 12, rRhiFlo1.hap2, whole genome shotgun sequence, a single window of DNA contains:
- the LOC133368756 gene encoding keratin, type II cytoskeletal 8-like has protein sequence MKKSSFRTTSSGPVRTFSSRSYTAGPATASRVSTSYASSGYGGSRFGGGGSASSFRGSSGGGGMGGITAISVNKSLLAPLNLEIDPTIQQVRTKEKEEIKTLNNKFANLIDKVRFLEQQNKMLDTKWSLLQNQKTTRSNMDSMFEAYINNLRRQLDGLGQERARLDAELANMQGLVEEFQTKYEDEINDGTEKENDFVLLKKDVDEAYMNKIELESRLECLTDEINFLRQLYDEELCVMQSQINDTSVVLSMDNNRSLDLDGIIAEVKAQYEDIAAKSRAEAESMYQIKVSHHPLHTCTWFTTG, from the coding sequence ATGAAGAAATCCTCCTTCCGAACCACTTCTTCAGGCCCCGTCCGCACCTTCAGCAGCCGCTCCTATACGGCGGGTCCCGCCACTGCCTCTCGAGTCAGCACCTCTTACGCCTCCTCCGGCTATGGGGGCAGCAGGTTTGGAGGCGGAGGCAGCGCCAGCAGCTTCCGAGGGTCCTCCGGCGGCGGCGGCATGGGGGGTATCACGGCCATCAGTgtgaacaagagcctgctggcacCGCTCAACTTGGAGATCGACCCCACCATCCAGCAAGTGAGGACCAAAGAAAAAGAGGAGATCAAGACTCTCAACAACAAGTTCGCCAACTTGATTGACAAGGTTCGCTTCCTAGAGCAGCAGAATAAAATGCTGGATACCAAATGGAGTCTCCTGCAGAATCAGAAAACCACCCGAAGCAACATGGACAGTATGTTTGAGGCCTACATCAACAACCTGCGCCGGCAGCTGGACGGCTTGGGGCAGGAGAGAGCAAGGCTGGATGCTGAGTTGGCCAACATGCAAGGCCTTGTAGAAGAATTCCAGACTAAGTATGAAGATGAAATCAACGATGGTACTGAGAAGGAGAATGATTTTGTGCTTTTGAAGAAGGATGTGGATGAGGCCTACATGAACAAGATTGAGCTGGAGTCCCGTCTAGAATGCCTGACTGACGAGATCAACTTCCTGAGGCAGCTGTATGATGAGGAGTTGTGTGTAATGCAGTCTCAGATCAATGACACTTCTGTGGTCTTGTCCATGGATAACaaccgcagcctggacttggatgGCATCATTGCCGAGGTCAAAGCACAGTATGAAGACATTGCTGCCAAGAGCCGGGCTGAAGCAGAGAGCATGTACCAGATCAAGGTGAGCCACCACCCCCTGCACACATGCACCTGGTTTACTACTGGGTGA